A region from the Brassica napus cultivar Da-Ae chromosome C8, Da-Ae, whole genome shotgun sequence genome encodes:
- the LOC125591243 gene encoding uncharacterized protein LOC125591243: protein MDIPELPRRLYTSGEEPEAHNSISYHTDNSKLHTALRKALTDDEFEELKESSLGVFIKFKEQGFGWASRLVHYMLSFKLDIKKKYEMWSLVGPEPLRFSLLEFENLTGLNCEYIEDLETPKCDVTPEMVSFWGMLGVHLEAGPTTDQIIAALQRCGDWSREDRKRLAYLSIFTGFIEGRKFSTATRSTLARLVMDLERFENYPWGRVAFKVLMDSLWNKEIAGCYTVDGFIQVLQVWTYTAMPELGASIGGPRADSPSPPILAYEGSRGRRSMKAAILSQTRVINFVEKDISEMWPKWDSEVEDLPAENIIKVMYERRPWKWTMDCWEVTGTKVNTKPKVVTPSKKAKEMVVLEEEEEEEEDNPRPRKKARKEAPKVASEEAREEARGATPQDKQPTPLAKETGGRNKQATPQDKQPTPLAKETGGRNKQATPHANETVVSNQPPPHQTKQQPPPPQKKQQQPPPPQKKQHPPQKKQPPPQKKQPPQIKERWLPEDTATEANSVNKTSKEIVAVTSTDHQPSLASTDQQPSLASTEPSDPVSEPSLVVLDKRAKSKRAKKPAPTVRSPYTAEKKKDKVGAYNPFPPVNKDRLKELADWLKTDPHYLTKTEDKPRTSPTRWYHFLRTARGWLEDCHIDAWINVLRQRYQENPQAFRSERMCFLDHNFSQSWREQYHLFKTSEPDHKGLGRVLPGGASYFYDGSIPSFCQSNKKWGEDIDDIYAPVNLDDKHWVAIWISIPKRHIVVWDSIPSSSVPDAWDAIMEPFLQMVPYLLVECAATDEIRVKYGLEPYTYERPLKGVPTANNGDCGVYTVKYIECHALGVSFDPKDFARCNAKKMRDNMAVDIWKELVDQHLKENVDGDRFVGLYD, encoded by the exons atggatattccagaactcccccgtaggttatacacatcaggggaagaaccagaagcccacaatagcatttcgtatcatacggataacagcaagttgcatactgctcttaggaaagctcttactgatgacgaatttgaagagctcaaggagtcgagtttgggagttttcatcaagttcaaggagcagggatttggttgggcttcaaggctggttcactacatgctcagtttcaagctggacattaagaagaagtatgagatgtggtctctcgttggtccagaacctttgaggttttcactgttagagtttgaaaacctcactggtctaaactgcgagtacatcgaggaccttgagacaccaaaatgtgatgttaccccagagatggtttctttctgggggatgctgggagttcatctggaagctgggccaactactgatcagataatagcagcactgcagagatgcggggattggtccagggaagatcgcaagcggctcgcgtacctctccatcttcactggattcattgaagggagaaagttttcaaccgctacacgatctactctggcaaggctagtgatggatttagaacggtttgagaattatccatgggggagagtcgcatttaaggtgctgatggactctttgtggaacaaagaaattgctggctgttacaccgtggatgggtttatacaagttcttcaggtctggacgtacacagctatgccggaattgggtgctagtattggtggtcccagagcagacagtccgtctccaccgatactggcttacgagggcagcagaggccgcagatcaatgaaagctgctatcttgagtcag acccgcgtgatcaactttgttgagaaggacattagtgaaatgtggccaaaatgggactctgaggttgaggacctgcccgcggagaacatcattaaagtcatgtatgagcggagaccgtggaagtggaccatggattgctgggaagtcactggtactaaggtcaatacaaaacctaaggttgtgactccatcaaagaaggccaaagagatggttgtgttggaggaggaggaggaggaggaggaagacaatccaagacctcggaagaaagctcgtaaagaggctcctaaagtggctagtgaagaggctagagaagaggctagaggg gctacccctcaagataaacaacctacccctcttgccaaagaaaccgggggtagaaacaaacaggctacccctcaagataaacaacctacccctcttgccaaagaaaccgggggtagaaacaaacaggctacccctcatgccaatgaaaccgtggttagtaaccagcctcctcctcatcaaaccaaacagcagcctcctcctcctcaaaagaaacagcagcagcctcctcctcctcaaaagaaacagcatcctcctcaaaagaaacagcctcctcctcaaaagaaacagcctcctcaaatcaaagag agatggttgccggaggatacagcaaccgaggcgaactcggtaaataagacctccaaagagattgttgctgtcacttccaccgatcaccaaccgagcctcgcttccaccgatcaacaaccgagcctcgcttccaccgagccaagcgatccagtttcagaaccgagcctggttgtattggacaagcgtgcaaagagtaaaagagcgaagaaacctgctcccactgtgagatctccttatacggcagagaaaaaaaaagataaagtgggagcctataatccatttccgccagtaaacaaagatcggttgaaggaactcgctgattggttgaaaactgatcc tcattatttaactaagaccgaggacaaaccacgtacatcaccaacaaggtggtaccacttcctccggacagccagaggatggctggaagactgc catatagatgcttggattaatgtgctaaggcagaggtatcaggagaacccacaagctttcaggagcgagcgaatgtgcttcctggatcacaacttttcccagtcttggagagagcagtatcacctcttcaaaacatcggaacctgatcacaaaggtttaggaagagttctacctggtggggcgtcgtatttttatgacggatcaataccttcattttgccaatcaaacaagaagtggggggaggacattgatgatatctatgcgccagtgaacttggacgacaagcattgggttgctatttggatatcgatccctaagaggcacatagtcgtctgggacagcataccttcatctagtgtaccagacgcatgggatgcgataatggagccttttctccagatggtcccttatctgcttgttgagtgcgcagccaccgacgaaatacgggtcaaatacgggttggagccatacacatatgagagaccgctgaaaggtgtacccacggccaacaatggtgattgtggcgtgtacactgtaaagtacattgaatgtcatgctctcggtgtctcctttgaccctaaagactttgctaggtgcaacgcaaagaaaatgagggataatatggcggtggatatatggaaggagcttgttgatcagcatctaaaagaaaatgtggatggtgataggTTCGTGGGCTTGTATGATTAG